The following is a genomic window from Candidatus Zixiibacteriota bacterium.
GGGTGCCGACATAGGCGCTCAGACGGCCCGCCCGCTTTCGCCGAGCACCGCCGCCAGTTCCTTGACAATGCGCTCGCAATCGTCGTGGGTCAGCTCGGGATACATCGGCAGGCTCAGTGCCCGTGAATAGTATTTTTCCGCTCCGGGGAACTGCCCCGGTTTAGT
Proteins encoded in this region:
- a CDS encoding DegT/DnrJ/EryC1/StrS family aminotransferase, whose protein sequence is TKPGQFPGAEKYYSRALSLPMYPELTHDDCERIVKELAAVLGESGRAV